A part of Candidatus Binatia bacterium genomic DNA contains:
- a CDS encoding acyl-CoA thioesterase, whose product MSSVVPPLTHELFDLRETHNPHRWVLPVETRICVGPPENKFLFGGVGLAASIAAMERTTGRPAIWATAQYLAYAKPGEYLDVDVIVPKQGKHVTQARVVGHVGDREILTVNAALGARPQNVSAQWAQMPDVPPPDECEPMPHFDAQTRDLHHQFDMRVAKGRYGNKRKGELSKDGHAVLWGRPRERRPVTSGLLAIIADYVPSATGHALGRLAGANSLDNTIRIRELRETEWMCCDIRIHGVHAGFVHGRMHIFAEDGTLMATASQSGILRLWDEDA is encoded by the coding sequence ATGAGTTCCGTCGTCCCACCCCTCACCCACGAGCTCTTCGACCTCCGCGAAACCCACAACCCGCACCGCTGGGTCCTGCCCGTCGAGACGCGGATCTGCGTCGGACCGCCGGAGAACAAGTTCCTGTTCGGCGGCGTCGGGCTCGCCGCCTCGATCGCGGCGATGGAGCGCACGACGGGACGCCCCGCGATCTGGGCGACCGCGCAGTACCTCGCCTACGCGAAGCCCGGCGAGTACCTCGACGTCGACGTGATCGTGCCCAAGCAGGGCAAGCACGTGACGCAAGCGCGCGTCGTCGGGCACGTCGGCGACCGCGAGATCCTGACCGTCAACGCGGCGCTCGGCGCGCGTCCGCAGAACGTTTCCGCGCAGTGGGCGCAGATGCCGGACGTGCCGCCGCCCGACGAGTGCGAGCCGATGCCGCACTTCGACGCCCAGACGCGCGACCTGCACCACCAGTTCGACATGCGCGTCGCGAAGGGGCGCTACGGAAACAAGCGCAAAGGCGAGCTGAGCAAGGACGGCCACGCGGTGCTGTGGGGACGCCCGCGAGAGCGCCGTCCGGTGACCTCGGGCCTGCTCGCGATCATCGCCGACTACGTGCCGTCCGCGACCGGCCACGCGCTCGGCCGCCTCGCCGGCGCGAACAGCCTCGACAACACGATCCGCATCCGCGAGCTGCGCGAGACCGAGTGGATGTGCTGCGACATCCGCATCCACGGCGTCCACGCGGGCTTCGTGCACGGCCGCATGCACATCTTCGCCGAGGACGGCACGCTGATGGCGACCGCGAGCCAGTCCGGCATCCTGCGCCTGTGGGACGAGGACGCCTGA
- a CDS encoding alpha/beta fold hydrolase, whose translation MTTEKTPPAPFPLSRQASALADGASYDLVVVGSGYGAAVVAYRAACAGKRVCVLERGREILPKAWGDDAQPSYPSTLTDVWSETQIRTDTLDYPEKNSARLFDLRIGDDVSVLVGCGLGGTSLINANVALRPDPAVFTQPPWPKEIAADPRLDEFFRKAEQCLGSNPYPQPNGDRSPAGNGYPKLPKVAAMETAAKALGLPFSCPPINVSFEKKPNAFGVPQEACVLCGDCVTGCNYGAKNTTLMNYLPGAKKHGAEIFTMACVESVALVDGTWQVELLDCAGSTARPLTVRASSVVLGAGTLGSTEILLRSKAKGLAVSDQLGARFSTNGDALAWGYDLDWPANDGGLLAAAGDHRQPVYAVGAGSRLTPGTTTEPAREAWLRPGPCIAGLIDARKKLDARTNEPPAAEDAGCIIEEGVIPGAFAEVAPALGFFGDALAGDFFRYGDGRLRLQDAQAIATAIRENPAGIGEQAYRGPLSRTLSYLVMSRDDASGRLVLENDRVRVRWPGAGKERVFRRDDRTLRKVNEVLRGNFLPDPLWSDALGRQLITVHPLGGCPMAENGAEGVVNHQGRVFTGAGTEVYPSLFVCDGSIIPTALGVNPLLTITALAERTAEFVLQQLQQTSSVAAPPAASVAPVAASETRPMTPTLALDDAQEKLKDYLMTLLRPWVAAEAETAVSAALAALPGDGAVIDAQAKEELVKQKTTEIMDDLEARFLMPLATTAVALLRCLSSPSSPESEKSRLQEAVAGQVLRLVERLPAGFSPSFSFTERMSGWVSAVPLPHEPKDRPHQPTDPSHAPKDRPPQIENIDAISDPFEIASRYGQAAGASAYMVAELTISTNDLHTRATQPRSPMSDAERQAYRWQITGTVTCPDVSPEPLEVRPERSYLELLQADPHRVETWVMTYHLEFAAKAGMGGTMLDGYKILRRRSGSTPWTDLTTLFVTVTQAGKPTRHGILRLSLQDLAAQATTMTATQNADSVIGRLQSLLKCLGVWDASWDRIVGLVNAYFLAELAGLFGEVVMRAYGGLLADLENFPAQDDAVRPRRALRPSTLAPEQHPLTTADGGEIQLTRYEAPSNASGKLLPVVLAPGFMVAASSFAADTVDTNLVEYLHAAGYDVWLLDYRGSPALPTPSPFTVDDLAQYDWPAAVEYVCAIAGRPQVNVIAHCVGSLSFLMALLRPEAGQSGGLCSKIARAVCSQTTLHPVSNWLNGVKIDLDVLGVLRDTFGVEQIDLRSSTTTESRTIDAFLWGVPVPPGEECLNPLCRRVFAVFGPSWAHAQLNAATHNALLEWFGAAYAAPLEQIVEIMKRRRAVDRHGRDVYLPNHRNLANVPITFIAGELNQIFTPESSLITLEWLRHVNPNGTYARKVFPGYAHMDFFVGRNASDDVFPYLVKALGGVPPARIGVR comes from the coding sequence ATGACGACGGAGAAGACGCCACCGGCTCCTTTCCCGCTGTCGCGGCAGGCGTCGGCGCTCGCCGACGGCGCCAGCTACGACCTGGTCGTCGTCGGCTCCGGCTACGGCGCCGCGGTCGTCGCCTATCGCGCCGCGTGCGCCGGCAAGCGCGTCTGCGTCCTCGAGCGCGGCCGCGAGATCCTGCCGAAGGCGTGGGGGGACGACGCCCAACCGAGCTATCCGAGCACGCTCACCGACGTCTGGAGCGAGACGCAGATCAGGACCGACACGCTCGACTATCCGGAAAAGAACTCCGCCAGGCTCTTCGACCTGCGGATCGGCGACGACGTCAGCGTGCTCGTCGGCTGCGGCCTCGGCGGAACCTCGCTCATCAACGCGAACGTGGCGCTGCGGCCCGATCCGGCCGTCTTCACCCAGCCGCCCTGGCCGAAGGAGATCGCGGCGGATCCTCGTCTCGACGAGTTCTTCCGCAAAGCCGAGCAGTGCCTCGGGTCGAATCCCTATCCGCAGCCCAACGGCGACCGCTCGCCCGCGGGAAACGGCTACCCGAAGCTGCCGAAGGTCGCGGCGATGGAGACCGCGGCCAAGGCGCTCGGCCTGCCGTTCTCGTGCCCGCCGATCAACGTGAGCTTCGAGAAGAAGCCGAACGCCTTCGGCGTCCCGCAGGAGGCCTGCGTGCTGTGCGGCGACTGCGTCACGGGATGCAACTACGGCGCGAAGAACACGACCCTCATGAACTACCTCCCCGGCGCGAAGAAGCACGGGGCGGAGATCTTCACCATGGCCTGCGTCGAGTCGGTCGCGCTCGTCGACGGGACCTGGCAGGTCGAGCTTCTCGATTGCGCCGGCTCGACCGCGCGCCCTCTGACCGTGCGCGCATCCAGCGTCGTCCTCGGCGCCGGCACGCTCGGCTCGACCGAGATCCTCCTGCGCTCGAAGGCGAAGGGGCTCGCCGTCTCCGACCAGCTCGGCGCGCGCTTCTCCACCAACGGCGACGCGCTGGCGTGGGGCTACGATCTCGACTGGCCGGCGAACGATGGAGGACTGCTGGCGGCGGCAGGCGACCACCGCCAGCCGGTGTACGCGGTCGGCGCCGGCAGCCGTCTGACGCCGGGCACGACGACGGAGCCCGCGCGCGAGGCGTGGCTGCGACCGGGCCCGTGCATCGCGGGTCTCATCGACGCGCGCAAGAAGCTCGACGCGCGCACGAACGAGCCGCCCGCGGCCGAGGATGCGGGCTGCATCATCGAGGAAGGCGTGATCCCGGGCGCGTTCGCCGAGGTCGCGCCGGCGCTCGGATTCTTCGGTGACGCGCTCGCCGGCGACTTCTTTCGCTACGGCGACGGACGCCTCCGCCTGCAGGACGCGCAAGCGATCGCCACCGCCATCCGCGAGAATCCCGCCGGCATCGGAGAGCAGGCGTACCGCGGACCGCTCAGCCGCACGCTGAGCTACCTCGTCATGAGCCGCGACGACGCGAGCGGCCGGCTCGTGCTCGAGAACGACCGCGTGCGCGTGCGCTGGCCGGGCGCGGGCAAGGAGCGCGTCTTCCGGCGCGACGACCGTACGCTGCGCAAGGTCAACGAGGTGCTGCGCGGCAACTTCCTGCCCGATCCGCTGTGGAGCGACGCGCTCGGTCGCCAGCTGATCACCGTGCACCCGCTCGGTGGCTGTCCGATGGCGGAGAACGGCGCGGAGGGTGTCGTCAATCACCAGGGGCGCGTGTTCACCGGCGCGGGCACCGAGGTCTACCCGTCGCTCTTCGTGTGCGACGGCTCGATCATCCCGACGGCGCTCGGCGTCAATCCGCTGCTGACGATCACCGCGCTCGCCGAGCGCACGGCGGAGTTCGTGCTGCAGCAGCTCCAGCAGACGTCGAGCGTCGCGGCGCCACCGGCGGCGAGCGTCGCGCCGGTCGCAGCTTCGGAAACGCGGCCGATGACCCCTACGCTCGCGCTCGACGATGCTCAGGAAAAGCTCAAGGATTACCTCATGACGCTCCTGCGGCCGTGGGTCGCCGCCGAGGCGGAGACGGCCGTGAGCGCCGCTCTCGCAGCCTTGCCAGGCGATGGCGCCGTGATCGACGCCCAGGCCAAGGAGGAGCTCGTCAAGCAGAAGACGACCGAGATCATGGACGATCTCGAAGCACGTTTCCTCATGCCGCTGGCGACGACGGCAGTTGCGCTCCTGCGTTGCTTGTCCTCTCCGAGCTCGCCGGAGAGCGAGAAGTCGCGTCTCCAGGAAGCCGTCGCCGGGCAGGTCCTGCGCCTCGTGGAGCGCCTGCCGGCGGGCTTCAGCCCGTCGTTCTCGTTCACGGAACGGATGAGCGGGTGGGTCTCGGCGGTGCCACTTCCGCACGAGCCGAAGGATCGTCCGCACCAGCCGACGGACCCGTCGCACGCGCCAAAGGACCGTCCGCCGCAGATCGAGAACATCGACGCGATCTCGGATCCGTTCGAGATCGCCAGCCGCTACGGCCAGGCCGCGGGCGCGAGCGCGTACATGGTCGCCGAGCTCACGATCTCCACGAACGACCTGCACACCCGCGCGACCCAGCCGCGGTCGCCGATGTCGGACGCGGAGCGGCAGGCCTACCGATGGCAGATCACCGGCACCGTGACGTGCCCGGACGTGAGCCCCGAGCCCCTCGAGGTGCGCCCGGAGAGGAGCTACCTCGAGCTGCTGCAAGCCGATCCTCATCGGGTCGAGACCTGGGTGATGACCTATCACCTCGAGTTTGCGGCCAAGGCCGGCATGGGCGGCACGATGCTTGACGGCTACAAGATCCTCCGGCGCCGCTCGGGGTCGACGCCGTGGACGGATCTGACCACGCTGTTCGTGACCGTCACGCAGGCCGGCAAGCCGACCCGGCACGGCATTCTGCGTCTCTCGCTGCAGGATCTCGCTGCGCAGGCCACGACGATGACGGCGACCCAGAACGCCGACAGCGTCATCGGTCGCCTCCAGAGCCTACTCAAATGCCTAGGGGTCTGGGACGCGAGCTGGGACAGGATCGTCGGGCTGGTGAACGCGTACTTCCTCGCCGAGCTCGCCGGTCTCTTCGGCGAGGTCGTGATGCGCGCCTACGGCGGCCTCCTCGCCGACCTCGAGAACTTCCCCGCGCAGGACGACGCCGTGCGCCCGCGGCGCGCGCTGCGTCCGTCGACGCTCGCGCCGGAGCAACATCCGCTCACCACCGCCGACGGCGGCGAGATCCAGCTCACGCGCTACGAAGCTCCGAGCAACGCGAGCGGCAAGCTGCTCCCGGTGGTCCTCGCGCCGGGCTTCATGGTGGCGGCGTCGTCGTTCGCCGCCGACACGGTGGACACCAATCTCGTCGAGTACCTGCACGCCGCGGGCTACGACGTCTGGCTGCTCGACTATCGCGGCAGCCCGGCGCTTCCCACGCCATCACCGTTCACCGTCGACGATCTGGCGCAGTACGATTGGCCGGCCGCCGTGGAGTACGTGTGCGCCATCGCCGGTCGGCCGCAGGTGAACGTCATCGCGCACTGCGTGGGCTCGCTCAGCTTCCTCATGGCGCTGCTGCGGCCGGAGGCCGGGCAATCGGGCGGCCTGTGCAGCAAGATCGCGCGCGCCGTCTGCTCGCAGACGACGCTGCACCCGGTCTCCAACTGGCTGAACGGCGTCAAGATCGATCTCGACGTCCTCGGCGTGCTGCGCGACACCTTCGGCGTCGAGCAGATCGATCTCCGCTCGAGCACGACGACCGAGTCGAGAACGATCGACGCGTTCCTCTGGGGCGTGCCCGTGCCGCCCGGCGAGGAGTGCCTGAACCCGCTCTGCCGCCGGGTCTTCGCGGTCTTCGGACCGTCGTGGGCGCACGCCCAGCTCAACGCCGCCACGCACAACGCCCTCCTCGAGTGGTTCGGCGCCGCTTACGCCGCACCGCTCGAGCAGATCGTCGAGATCATGAAGCGACGTCGCGCCGTCGATCGCCACGGTCGCGACGTCTACCTGCCGAACCATCGCAACCTGGCGAACGTCCCGATCACGTTCATCGCCGGCGAGCTGAACCAGATCTTCACGCCCGAGAGCTCGCTCATCACGCTCGAGTGGCTTCGCCACGTGAACCCGAACGGCACGTACGCGCGCAAGGTCTTCCCCGGCTACGCGCACATGGACTTCTTCGTCGGTCGCAACGCCTCCGACGACGTCTTCCCGTACCTCGTGAAGGCGCTGGGCGGTGTCCCGCCAGCAAGAATCGGCGTGCGCTAG
- a CDS encoding AAA family ATPase codes for MFGRSKELEALKSAWAKARDGQRQIVLLAGEPGIGKTRLAIETARAAHAEGGTVLFGTCDEDVGMPYRPFVEALRHYVAHASEETLATHVASHGGELTRIVPELARRVPNLPAPQKAEAETERYLLFEAVTGLLSAASQESPIVLILDDLHWAGMPELLLLKHMIRAALPMRLLVIGTYRDTDLMRTHPLTAVLADLRRENEVRRLSLQGLDDMAVETLVRAVARHDLDESWISLAHAIRRETEGNPFFIGEVIRHLSESGAFFQEGERWKYRGTIEALGIPEGVREVIGRRLSRLSETTNRILSLGAVIGRQFDVALLSRVAETSEDAVLDALDEATAAALVREVTGGQFVFRHALIRTTLYEELSATRRARLHRRVAEALEDLVQGAPDARVEELAYHWLAATEAVDAAKAVAYARQAAERALAGLAFEEAAEYYERALGVWTPRDRAGEALRCDLLIGLGDAQRRAGNPQYRATVQQAVDAARALGDGERLARAVLTTARPGGFNASSDVIDRELIALYEEAAAALGDGDSLLRARVLGQLAVELLHTHEQERRNSLTREAVAIARRIGDRLGLAQVLVLRIVAISNPFTLAERLTLLEELTSLAEELGNRELACSAAYHRTVALLEAGDIAGAEASLAELERLATELRQPFFGWVARLGAAMLAGLRGDPDTERLAIAAFEFGVAGGQPEAATALGGQLFICG; via the coding sequence ATGTTCGGCCGCAGCAAGGAGCTCGAGGCCCTGAAGAGCGCCTGGGCGAAAGCGAGAGACGGTCAGCGCCAGATCGTGCTGCTCGCGGGCGAACCCGGGATCGGCAAGACGCGCCTCGCGATCGAGACCGCACGCGCCGCCCACGCCGAGGGCGGCACGGTGCTCTTCGGCACGTGCGACGAGGACGTCGGGATGCCGTACCGGCCGTTCGTCGAGGCGCTGCGCCACTACGTCGCGCACGCCTCGGAGGAGACGCTCGCGACGCACGTCGCGAGCCACGGCGGAGAGCTCACGCGCATCGTCCCCGAGCTCGCGCGGCGCGTGCCGAACCTTCCCGCGCCGCAGAAGGCCGAGGCGGAGACCGAGCGCTACCTGCTCTTCGAAGCGGTGACGGGCCTGCTCTCGGCGGCGTCGCAGGAGAGCCCGATCGTGCTCATCCTCGACGACCTGCACTGGGCCGGGATGCCCGAGCTACTGCTCCTCAAGCACATGATTCGCGCCGCGCTGCCGATGCGGCTCCTCGTGATCGGCACCTACCGCGACACGGACCTCATGCGCACGCATCCGCTGACGGCGGTGCTCGCGGACCTGCGGCGTGAGAACGAGGTCCGGAGACTGTCGCTCCAGGGGCTCGACGACATGGCGGTGGAAACGCTCGTTCGCGCGGTGGCCCGCCACGACCTCGACGAGTCCTGGATCTCGCTCGCGCACGCCATCCGACGCGAGACGGAGGGCAACCCGTTCTTCATCGGCGAGGTCATTCGCCATCTCAGCGAGAGCGGCGCGTTCTTCCAGGAAGGCGAGCGCTGGAAGTACCGCGGCACGATCGAAGCGCTCGGCATCCCCGAAGGCGTGCGCGAGGTGATCGGGCGGCGTCTGAGCCGTCTCTCCGAAACCACGAATCGGATCCTGAGCCTCGGCGCGGTGATCGGCCGGCAGTTCGACGTCGCGCTGCTGTCGAGAGTCGCCGAGACCAGCGAGGACGCGGTGCTCGACGCGCTCGACGAGGCGACGGCGGCGGCGCTCGTACGCGAGGTGACGGGCGGCCAGTTCGTCTTCCGCCACGCGCTGATCCGCACGACGCTCTACGAGGAGCTGAGCGCGACGCGGCGTGCGCGACTGCATCGTCGGGTCGCCGAAGCACTCGAAGATCTGGTGCAAGGAGCGCCCGACGCACGCGTCGAGGAGCTCGCGTACCACTGGCTCGCCGCGACGGAAGCGGTCGACGCGGCAAAGGCAGTGGCGTACGCGCGTCAAGCAGCCGAGCGCGCGCTCGCGGGTCTCGCGTTCGAGGAGGCGGCCGAATACTACGAGCGCGCCCTCGGGGTCTGGACGCCACGGGATCGCGCAGGCGAAGCGCTGCGCTGCGATCTGCTGATCGGTCTCGGCGATGCGCAGCGTCGCGCCGGGAACCCGCAGTATCGCGCGACGGTGCAGCAGGCGGTCGACGCAGCACGCGCGCTCGGCGACGGCGAGCGGCTCGCGCGCGCGGTGCTGACCACGGCGCGCCCCGGCGGCTTCAACGCCAGCAGCGACGTCATCGACCGCGAGCTGATCGCGCTCTACGAGGAGGCCGCCGCAGCCCTCGGCGACGGCGACAGCCTGTTGCGGGCGCGTGTCCTCGGGCAGCTCGCCGTCGAGCTGCTCCACACCCACGAGCAGGAGCGCAGAAACTCGCTGACGCGCGAGGCGGTCGCGATCGCGCGCCGGATCGGAGACCGCCTCGGGCTGGCGCAGGTGCTGGTCCTGCGCATCGTCGCGATCAGCAACCCGTTCACGCTCGCCGAGCGCTTGACGCTCCTCGAAGAGCTGACGTCGCTGGCAGAAGAGCTGGGAAATCGCGAGCTCGCGTGTAGCGCGGCGTACCACCGCACCGTGGCGCTGCTCGAAGCGGGCGACATCGCCGGAGCGGAGGCTTCACTCGCAGAGCTCGAGCGCCTCGCGACGGAGCTCCGCCAGCCCTTCTTCGGCTGGGTCGCCCGCCTGGGCGCCGCGATGCTCGCGGGCTTGCGAGGAGACCCTGACACGGAACGGCTGGCCATCGCGGCCTTCGAGTTCGGGGTTGCCGGCGGGCAGCCCGAAGCCGCCACCGCCCTGGGGGGGCAGCTCTTCATCTGCGGCTGA